In Pseudonocardia sp. C8, one genomic interval encodes:
- a CDS encoding LacI family DNA-binding transcriptional regulator produces the protein MTGGTPTRRLRLEDVAAEVGLSTASVSMVLRGVPGPSAATRERVLDAARRLGYRPDRAASLLASRRTGLIGVVLEVRSTFHAELAEELLVVADRRGHDVLLGARTRVRDERRAVETLIDSRCEALVLLGTEAPTARLAELGGQVPVVAVGRRLPGAEVDVVRVDDERGTAELVGHLVAAGHRDIVYVDGGRDAIATDRRRGYRAAMRRAGLGDRARVLRGGKGEQDGARAAAELLAGDALPTAVVVFNDHAAVGLLDALVRAGVDVPGDVSVAGYDDSPLSRMAHVDLTTVSQNVAELSAHTLELVAERLDDAGRPAREVVIPPRLVVRGSTAAPR, from the coding sequence GTGACCGGAGGGACGCCCACCCGCCGGCTGCGGCTGGAGGACGTCGCGGCCGAGGTCGGGCTGTCCACCGCGTCGGTGTCGATGGTGCTGCGCGGGGTGCCCGGGCCGAGCGCGGCCACCCGGGAACGGGTACTCGACGCGGCGCGCCGGCTCGGTTACCGGCCGGACCGGGCCGCGAGCCTGCTGGCGTCCCGGCGGACCGGCCTGATCGGCGTCGTGCTGGAGGTGCGGTCGACCTTCCACGCCGAGCTGGCCGAGGAGCTGCTCGTCGTGGCCGACCGGCGCGGACACGACGTCCTGCTCGGCGCCCGCACCCGGGTCCGCGACGAGCGGCGCGCGGTCGAGACGCTGATCGACTCCCGGTGCGAGGCTCTCGTGCTGCTCGGCACCGAGGCACCGACGGCACGGCTGGCTGAGCTGGGAGGGCAGGTGCCGGTCGTCGCAGTCGGGCGGCGGCTGCCGGGGGCCGAGGTCGACGTCGTCCGGGTGGACGACGAGCGGGGCACCGCCGAGCTGGTCGGGCACCTGGTCGCGGCCGGGCACCGCGACATCGTCTACGTCGACGGCGGCCGCGACGCGATCGCCACCGACCGGCGTCGCGGGTACCGGGCCGCGATGCGCCGGGCCGGCCTCGGCGACCGGGCGCGGGTGCTGCGCGGCGGGAAGGGCGAGCAGGACGGTGCGCGGGCCGCCGCCGAGCTGCTGGCCGGTGACGCGTTGCCGACCGCGGTCGTGGTGTTCAACGACCACGCTGCCGTCGGCCTGCTGGACGCGCTGGTCCGGGCCGGGGTGGACGTGCCCGGCGACGTCTCGGTGGCCGGCTACGACGACAGCCCGCTGTCCCGGATGGCGCACGTGGACCTGACCACGGTCAGCCAGAACGTGGCCGAGCTGTCCGCGCACACCCTCGAGCTGGTGGCCGAGCGGCTCGACGACGCCGGGCGCCCGGCCCGCGAGGTGGTGATCCCGCCGCGGCTGGTGGTGCGCGGCAGCACGGCCGCTCCCCGCTAG